One genomic segment of Streptomyces liangshanensis includes these proteins:
- a CDS encoding class E sortase, giving the protein MAAGTEHDEQTGAPPPGPDASAAPVGPDPDPSPGRRPRGRVASVVSVFGELLITAGLVLGLFVVYSLWWTNVLADREATKQGNEVRDHWAQGGGTGTTGDGEPAVFDPKDGIGFLHVPAMHNGEVLVKKGTETKSLNNGIAGYYTDPVKSALPWDKKGNFTLAAHRDGHGAKFHNIHKIEVGDPVVFETKDTWYVYKVYKELPKTSKFNVNVLLPIPKESGKTKAGRYLTLTTCTPIYTSDYRYVVWAELVRTEKVDKNRTPPPELR; this is encoded by the coding sequence GTGGCAGCGGGAACCGAACACGACGAGCAGACCGGCGCACCGCCGCCGGGGCCGGACGCGTCCGCCGCGCCGGTCGGCCCGGACCCCGACCCGTCACCGGGCCGGCGGCCCAGGGGCCGTGTCGCGTCGGTGGTCAGCGTCTTCGGTGAACTGCTCATCACCGCGGGCCTGGTGCTCGGCCTGTTCGTCGTCTACTCGCTGTGGTGGACGAACGTGCTCGCCGACCGTGAGGCCACCAAGCAGGGCAACGAGGTCCGCGACCACTGGGCCCAGGGCGGCGGTACGGGCACCACCGGCGACGGTGAGCCCGCGGTCTTCGACCCGAAGGACGGCATCGGCTTCCTGCACGTCCCGGCGATGCACAACGGCGAGGTGCTGGTGAAGAAGGGCACGGAGACCAAGTCCCTGAACAACGGGATCGCCGGCTACTACACCGACCCGGTCAAGTCGGCCCTGCCCTGGGACAAGAAGGGCAACTTCACGTTGGCGGCGCACCGGGACGGCCACGGGGCGAAGTTCCACAACATCCACAAGATCGAGGTGGGTGACCCGGTCGTCTTCGAGACCAAGGACACCTGGTACGTCTACAAGGTCTACAAAGAGCTGCCGAAGACGTCGAAGTTCAACGTGAACGTCCTGCTGCCGATCCCCAAGGAGTCGGGGAAGACGAAGGCGGGCCGCTACCTGACGCTGACGACGTGCACGCCGATCTACACGTCGGACTACCGCTACGTGGTGTGGGCGGAGCTGGTCCGTACGGAGAAGGTCGACAAGAACCGCACCCCGCCGCCGGAGCTGCGCTGA
- a CDS encoding peptidylprolyl isomerase has protein sequence MAEQLYATLRTSQGDIEIRLLPHHAPKTVKNFVELAQGGREWTHPATGKKSTDPLYDGTVFHRVMSGFMIQGGDPLGNGTGGPGYEFADEFHPELAFDKPYLLAMANAGPGTNGSQFFITVSPTTWLNRKHTIFGEVTGEAGKKVVDTIAGTQTNPRTNRPLQDVVIESVVIETR, from the coding sequence GTGGCCGAGCAGCTTTACGCCACCTTGAGGACCAGCCAGGGGGACATCGAGATCCGGCTCCTGCCGCATCACGCGCCCAAGACGGTCAAGAACTTCGTCGAGCTCGCCCAGGGCGGGCGCGAGTGGACCCATCCGGCGACCGGCAAGAAGTCGACCGACCCTCTGTACGACGGCACGGTCTTCCACCGCGTCATGAGCGGATTCATGATCCAGGGCGGGGACCCGCTGGGGAACGGCACCGGGGGACCGGGGTACGAGTTCGCCGACGAGTTCCACCCGGAGCTGGCCTTCGACAAGCCGTACCTCCTGGCCATGGCCAACGCGGGCCCGGGCACCAACGGCTCGCAGTTCTTCATCACGGTGTCGCCGACCACCTGGCTGAACCGCAAGCACACCATCTTCGGCGAGGTCACCGGCGAGGCGGGCAAGAAGGTCGTGGACACGATCGCCGGCACGCAGACGAATCCGCGGACCAACCGCCCGTTGCAGGACGTCGTCATCGAATCGGTCGTCATCGAGACCCGCTGA
- the crgA gene encoding cell division protein CrgA — MPKSRIRKKADFTPPPVANQATNIRLTNRSWVAPVMLAMFLIGLVWIVLFYVTDGSLPLESFRNWNIVVGFGFIAIGFGVSTQWK; from the coding sequence GTGCCGAAGTCACGTATCCGCAAGAAGGCCGACTTCACGCCGCCGCCGGTCGCGAATCAGGCGACCAACATAAGGCTGACGAACCGCAGCTGGGTGGCCCCGGTCATGCTGGCCATGTTCCTGATCGGCCTGGTCTGGATCGTCCTCTTCTATGTGACCGACGGCAGCCTGCCGCTGGAGAGCTTCCGGAACTGGAACATCGTGGTCGGCTTCGGCTTCATCGCCATCGGCTTCGGTGTCTCCACGCAGTGGAAGTAG
- a CDS encoding rhomboid family intramembrane serine protease, whose amino-acid sequence MDQPAEGLPSCYQHPGRETGIRCTRCERPICPACMVSASVGFQCPDCVRQGSGTGHPPAANRPRTIVGGTVARDPRLLTKILIALNVVVFVIATQSETFVNRFDLVGQAFDPELGHLVGVADGQWYRLVTAMFLHEQIWHIGFNMLSLWWIGGPLEAALGRARYLALYLISGLAGSALTYLLAAENAPSLGASGAIFGLFGATAVLMRKLKYDLRPVIGLLVVNLIFTFSIPDIAWQAHIGGLVAGTLVAVGLVHAPRERRALVQYGTAALVLAATVAVVVLRTAAIT is encoded by the coding sequence ATGGACCAGCCGGCCGAAGGCCTGCCCAGCTGCTACCAGCACCCGGGACGGGAGACCGGCATACGGTGCACCCGCTGCGAGCGGCCCATCTGCCCCGCGTGCATGGTCAGCGCCTCGGTGGGATTCCAGTGCCCGGACTGTGTACGACAGGGTTCCGGTACGGGGCATCCGCCGGCGGCGAACCGGCCGCGGACGATCGTCGGCGGGACCGTCGCCCGCGACCCCCGGCTGCTCACCAAGATCCTGATCGCCCTCAACGTCGTGGTGTTCGTCATCGCCACGCAGAGCGAGACCTTCGTCAACCGCTTCGACCTCGTCGGGCAGGCCTTCGACCCGGAGCTCGGCCACCTGGTCGGCGTCGCGGACGGGCAGTGGTACCGGCTGGTCACCGCGATGTTCCTGCACGAGCAGATCTGGCACATCGGCTTCAACATGCTGAGCCTCTGGTGGATCGGCGGACCGCTCGAAGCCGCGCTCGGCCGCGCCCGCTACCTCGCGCTCTACCTGATCTCCGGACTCGCGGGCAGCGCCCTCACCTACCTGCTCGCCGCGGAGAACGCGCCCTCGCTGGGCGCCTCGGGCGCCATCTTCGGGCTCTTCGGCGCCACGGCCGTCCTGATGCGGAAGCTCAAGTACGACCTGCGGCCGGTCATCGGCCTGCTCGTCGTGAACCTCATCTTCACGTTCAGCATCCCGGACATCGCCTGGCAGGCCCACATCGGCGGCCTCGTGGCGGGCACGCTCGTGGCCGTCGGCCTCGTCCACGCGCCCCGGGAACGCCGGGCCCTCGTGCAGTACGGGACGGCGGCGCTCGTGCTGGCGGCGACGGTCGCCGTCGTCGTGCTCCGCACGGCCGCGATCACCTGA
- a CDS encoding peptidoglycan D,D-transpeptidase FtsI family protein, whose amino-acid sequence MNKPLRRVAIFCGLLILALLVRDNWLQYVRADELNSSDFNRRVLIERYAHARGDIIVDGKPITGSAKTSGSDFAYKRTYVDGPMWAPVTGYASQAFDATQIEKIEDGILTGNDDQLFFDRTLAMFTGEKKKGGDVITTLSGAAQKAAFDGLGKKKGAVAAIDPKTGKILALASTPSYDPSSFAGNSDKDGEAWTKLNEDKDQPKLNRALRETYPPGSTFKVVTAAAALEHGVVSGVDDKTDSPDPYVMPGTTTKLPNEGNIPCKNATLRVALQFSCNTVFGKLGVDVGADNMLETAKKFGFNAEQFVPVRANASIFPEKINQSQTALSSIGQFDTRATPLQMAMVAAAIANDGKLMKPYMIDQLRAPSLDQLSQTDPEELSRPLTQEHAQMLQQMMETVVKEGTGTKAQIEGATVGGKTGTAQHGENNSKNPYAWFISYAKTPDGGSPVAVAVVVEDSDASRDDISGGGLAAPIARDVMKAVLDSKK is encoded by the coding sequence GTGAACAAACCCCTGCGACGGGTCGCGATCTTCTGCGGCCTGCTGATCCTGGCGCTCCTGGTCCGCGACAACTGGCTCCAGTACGTACGGGCCGACGAGCTGAACTCCAGCGACTTCAACCGCCGGGTCCTGATCGAGCGGTACGCGCACGCGCGCGGCGACATCATCGTCGACGGGAAGCCCATAACGGGCTCCGCGAAGACGAGCGGCAGCGACTTCGCGTACAAGCGCACGTACGTGGACGGCCCCATGTGGGCGCCGGTCACCGGCTACGCCTCGCAGGCCTTCGACGCCACCCAGATCGAGAAGATCGAGGACGGCATCCTCACCGGCAACGACGACCAGCTGTTCTTCGACCGCACGCTGGCGATGTTCACCGGCGAGAAGAAGAAGGGCGGTGACGTCATCACCACCCTCAGCGGCGCCGCCCAGAAGGCCGCCTTCGACGGCCTCGGGAAGAAGAAGGGCGCGGTCGCCGCGATCGACCCGAAGACCGGCAAGATCCTCGCCCTGGCCTCCACCCCCAGCTACGACCCCTCCTCGTTCGCCGGCAACAGCGACAAGGACGGCGAGGCGTGGACCAAGCTCAACGAGGACAAGGACCAGCCGAAGCTGAACCGGGCGCTGCGTGAGACCTACCCGCCCGGCTCCACCTTCAAGGTGGTCACGGCGGCCGCGGCCCTGGAGCACGGCGTGGTGAGCGGCGTCGACGACAAGACCGATTCCCCGGACCCGTACGTCATGCCCGGCACGACCACCAAGCTGCCGAACGAGGGCAACATCCCCTGCAAGAACGCCACCCTGCGCGTGGCGCTCCAGTTCTCCTGCAACACGGTCTTCGGCAAGCTCGGCGTGGACGTCGGCGCCGACAACATGCTGGAGACCGCGAAGAAGTTCGGCTTCAACGCCGAGCAGTTCGTCCCGGTACGCGCCAACGCGTCGATCTTCCCCGAGAAGATCAACCAGTCGCAGACCGCGCTCTCCTCCATCGGCCAGTTCGACACCCGCGCCACCCCGCTCCAGATGGCCATGGTCGCCGCCGCGATCGCCAACGACGGCAAGCTGATGAAGCCGTACATGATCGACCAGCTGCGCGCGCCCAGCCTCGACCAGCTCAGCCAGACCGACCCCGAGGAGCTGAGCCGCCCGCTCACGCAGGAGCACGCGCAGATGCTCCAGCAGATGATGGAGACGGTCGTCAAGGAGGGCACCGGCACCAAGGCGCAGATAGAGGGTGCGACCGTCGGCGGTAAGACCGGTACGGCCCAGCACGGCGAGAACAACAGCAAGAACCCGTACGCCTGGTTCATCTCCTACGCCAAGACCCCCGACGGCGGATCCCCGGTCGCCGTGGCCGTCGTGGTCGAGGACAGCGACGCCAGCCGCGACGACATCTCCGGTGGCGGTCTCGCCGCCCCGATCGCCAGGGACGTCATGAAAGCCGTACTCGACAGCAAGAAGTGA
- a CDS encoding DUF881 domain-containing protein → MSNSADSPAGAPEGTPPGAPEGPRRRLVPRPVRLLTAAVFALAGLIFVTSFNTAKGTNIRTDASLLKLSDLIHERDRKNADLGRSAARVRREVDALASRDDGSTEAEDARLRALEKAAGTEELTGAALTVTLDDAPPDARANPGYPEPQPNDLVIHQQDLQAVVNALWQGGARGIRVMDQRLISTSAVRCVGNTLILQGRVYSPPYRITAVGDREKLSKALADSPAIQNYQLYVKAYGLGWQVDEHKRQTLPGYTGTVDLHYAKPAGSAGSTG, encoded by the coding sequence TTGAGCAATTCCGCCGACTCTCCGGCAGGTGCCCCCGAGGGCACCCCGCCGGGCGCGCCAGAAGGACCGCGCCGCCGCCTGGTCCCCCGGCCGGTCAGGCTGCTCACGGCCGCCGTCTTCGCCCTCGCCGGCCTGATCTTCGTGACCAGCTTCAACACCGCCAAGGGCACCAACATCCGTACGGACGCGTCGCTGCTCAAGCTCTCCGACCTGATCCACGAGCGGGACCGCAAGAACGCGGACCTGGGGAGGTCCGCCGCGCGGGTCCGCCGCGAGGTCGACGCCCTCGCCAGCCGCGACGACGGATCGACCGAGGCCGAGGACGCCCGGCTGCGCGCTCTGGAGAAGGCCGCGGGCACCGAGGAGCTCACCGGCGCCGCCCTCACGGTCACGCTCGACGACGCCCCGCCGGACGCCAGGGCCAACCCCGGCTACCCCGAGCCGCAGCCCAACGACCTGGTCATCCACCAGCAGGACCTCCAGGCCGTCGTCAACGCCCTGTGGCAGGGCGGGGCGCGCGGCATCCGCGTCATGGACCAGCGGCTGATCTCCACCAGCGCCGTGCGCTGCGTGGGCAACACGCTCATCCTCCAAGGACGCGTCTACTCGCCGCCGTACCGGATCACCGCCGTGGGCGACCGGGAGAAGCTGTCCAAGGCGCTCGCGGACTCCCCGGCCATCCAGAACTACCAGCTGTACGTGAAGGCGTACGGCCTGGGCTGGCAGGTCGACGAGCACAAGCGGCAGACGCTCCCGGGCTACACCGGCACGGTGGACCTCCACTACGCGAAGCCCGCAGGATCGGCCGGATCCACCGGCTAG
- a CDS encoding aminodeoxychorismate/anthranilate synthase component II has translation MSARILVVDNYDSFVFNLVQYLYQLGAECEVLRNDEVTTSHAQDGFDGVLLSPGPGTPEEAGVCVDMVRHCAATGVPVFGVCLGMQSMAVAYGGVVGRAPELLHGKTSLVTHEGNGVFAGLPSPFTATRYHSLAAEPAELPADLEVTAWTADGIIMGVRHRELPVEGVQFHPESVLTEHGHLMLANWLARCGDPGAVGRSSGLAPVVGKALA, from the coding sequence ATGAGCGCGCGCATCCTCGTCGTGGACAACTACGACAGCTTCGTCTTCAACCTCGTCCAGTACCTGTACCAGCTCGGGGCCGAGTGCGAGGTGCTGCGCAACGACGAGGTCACCACCTCCCACGCGCAGGACGGCTTCGACGGCGTCCTGCTCTCCCCCGGCCCCGGGACCCCCGAAGAGGCCGGTGTCTGCGTCGACATGGTGCGCCACTGCGCCGCGACCGGCGTCCCCGTCTTCGGCGTCTGCCTCGGCATGCAGTCGATGGCGGTGGCGTACGGAGGCGTCGTGGGCCGCGCCCCCGAGCTGCTGCACGGCAAGACCTCGCTCGTCACGCACGAGGGCAACGGTGTCTTCGCCGGGCTGCCCTCGCCGTTCACCGCGACGCGGTACCACTCGCTGGCGGCGGAGCCCGCGGAGCTGCCGGCGGACCTGGAGGTCACGGCGTGGACCGCGGACGGGATCATCATGGGTGTGCGTCATCGTGAACTGCCCGTGGAGGGCGTCCAGTTCCATCCCGAGTCGGTGCTCACCGAGCACGGCCACCTGATGCTGGCGAACTGGCTGGCGCGGTGCGGGGATCCGGGTGCGGTCGGCCGGTCGTCGGGCCTCGCACCGGTGGTGGGCAAGGCGCTCGCGTGA
- a CDS encoding FtsW/RodA/SpoVE family cell cycle protein: protein MSVVTNTTTIGAIEAPSRRNTELAMLAFAVAIPIFAYLNVGLAINGKVPTGMLGYGLGIGLLAGIAHLVVRKFAPYADPLLLPLATLLNGLGLVVIWRLDQSPKLIRLSKLAYGAFSPDAPKQLLYSAIGIALFLAVLILLKDHRILQRYTYISMAVALILLILPAFFPAVNGAKIWISLGPFTIQPGEFAKIIIAIFFSGYLMVKRDALALASRRFMGLYLPRGRDLGPILAVWAMSILILVFETDLGTSLLFFGVFIVMLYVATERTSWIVFGLLMSAAGAVGVATFEPHVQGRVNAWLDPFGCYKTDKTGACQQIGDALLSFGSGGTLGTGLGQGHSDLIGFAANSDFVLSTVGEEFGLAGTMAFLLLYGLIVERGVRTALAARDPFGKLLAIGLSGAFAIQVFVVAGGVMGLIPLTGMTLPFVAYGGSSVLANWVLIGILIRISDTARRPAPAPAPSPDAEMTQVVRP from the coding sequence ATGAGCGTTGTCACCAACACCACCACCATCGGCGCCATCGAGGCACCGAGCCGCCGCAACACCGAACTGGCCATGCTGGCCTTCGCGGTCGCCATCCCGATCTTCGCGTACCTGAACGTAGGACTCGCGATCAACGGGAAGGTGCCGACCGGGATGCTCGGCTACGGGCTCGGCATCGGCCTCCTCGCCGGCATCGCCCACCTCGTGGTGCGCAAGTTCGCGCCGTACGCGGACCCGCTGCTGCTTCCGCTGGCCACGCTGCTCAACGGCCTCGGACTCGTGGTCATCTGGCGGCTCGACCAGTCACCCAAGCTGATCCGCCTCTCCAAGCTCGCGTACGGCGCCTTCTCCCCGGACGCGCCGAAGCAGCTCCTCTACTCGGCGATCGGCATCGCGCTCTTCCTCGCCGTCCTGATCCTGCTCAAGGACCACCGCATCCTCCAGCGGTACACGTACATCTCCATGGCGGTGGCCCTGATCCTGCTGATCCTGCCCGCGTTCTTCCCCGCCGTGAACGGCGCGAAGATCTGGATCAGCCTGGGCCCCTTCACCATCCAGCCCGGAGAGTTCGCGAAGATCATCATCGCGATCTTCTTCTCCGGCTACCTGATGGTGAAGCGCGACGCCCTCGCCCTCGCCAGCCGCCGCTTCATGGGCCTCTACCTGCCGCGCGGCCGCGACCTCGGACCGATCCTGGCCGTCTGGGCCATGTCGATCCTGATCCTCGTCTTCGAGACCGACCTCGGTACGTCGCTGCTGTTCTTCGGTGTCTTCATCGTCATGCTGTACGTCGCCACCGAGCGCACCAGCTGGATCGTCTTCGGCCTCCTGATGTCCGCCGCCGGCGCGGTCGGCGTCGCCACCTTCGAGCCGCACGTCCAAGGACGCGTCAACGCCTGGCTCGACCCGTTCGGCTGCTACAAGACGGACAAGACGGGCGCCTGCCAGCAGATCGGTGACGCCCTGCTGTCCTTCGGGTCCGGCGGCACGCTCGGCACGGGCCTCGGCCAGGGCCACTCGGACCTCATCGGCTTCGCCGCCAACTCCGACTTCGTCCTCTCCACCGTCGGCGAGGAGTTCGGGCTCGCCGGCACCATGGCCTTCCTGCTGCTGTACGGGCTGATCGTCGAGCGCGGTGTCCGTACCGCCCTCGCCGCCCGCGACCCGTTCGGCAAGCTCCTCGCCATCGGCCTCTCCGGCGCCTTCGCCATCCAGGTCTTCGTCGTCGCGGGCGGCGTGATGGGCCTCATCCCGCTGACCGGCATGACCCTCCCGTTCGTCGCGTACGGCGGTTCGTCCGTCCTCGCCAACTGGGTCCTGATCGGCATCCTGATCCGGATCAGCGACACCGCTCGCAGGCCCGCGCCGGCCCCCGCCCCGTCACCCGACGCCGAGATGACCCAGGTGGTCCGACCGTGA
- a CDS encoding class E sortase: MTTLRPEHDAGGPEAPYAREEAAEAVAAEAALRAAVGGLADPLNDPLPGRLPGTPSGPVPGRPSGAAPGAIPEQPAARGEAPPSRARHGRHRGPESPREAGQAPAAPGGPEAAGQAPVAPAVPAAPSTPSAPTGPSVPASAPLSVPLPPERPVADPGAGATPAAGTAPGQPQERVRKAGPAPAAGRPASPAAHAAPPAAGPVPGAMDETLISGPLFPTPARPTADLPDDATIGLRTDDLRRATAARSAAPATAGAPTAAQEQAGSEQGGRAERRKAAKGGRGRRRQEPGPAEAGNGPGTAAHGSAPAKPLSRVEARRAARAAKDSPAVVVSRVVGELFITFGVLMLLFVTYQLWWTNVRADQYAGKETNKIQDSWAKGRQPGAFEPGQGFAIMHIPKLDVVVPIAEGISKSKVLDHGMVGHYSEGKLKTAMPQDKQGNFAVAGHRNTHGEPFRYINRLQPGDKVIVETQDAYYTYAMTKTLPQTSPSNVSVIDPVPPQSGFAGPGRYITLTTCTPEFTSTYRMIVWGKMVDERPRSKGKPDDLVD; encoded by the coding sequence GTGACGACACTCCGCCCGGAACACGACGCCGGTGGCCCCGAAGCCCCGTACGCGCGTGAGGAGGCCGCCGAGGCCGTGGCGGCGGAGGCCGCGCTGCGGGCGGCGGTGGGCGGCCTGGCGGACCCGCTGAACGACCCGCTCCCGGGCCGGCTTCCGGGGACGCCCTCGGGGCCGGTCCCGGGCCGGCCGTCGGGCGCCGCGCCGGGTGCGATCCCGGAGCAGCCGGCGGCGCGGGGCGAGGCACCGCCCTCCAGGGCGCGTCACGGCCGTCACCGGGGGCCGGAGAGCCCGCGGGAGGCCGGGCAGGCCCCGGCCGCCCCCGGGGGCCCTGAGGCGGCCGGACAGGCTCCTGTGGCCCCGGCGGTCCCGGCGGCCCCCTCGACCCCTTCCGCTCCGACCGGACCTTCCGTCCCGGCCTCCGCACCGCTGTCCGTGCCCCTGCCGCCCGAGCGGCCGGTGGCCGATCCGGGTGCGGGTGCGACTCCCGCCGCGGGTACGGCTCCGGGGCAGCCTCAGGAGCGCGTACGGAAGGCCGGACCGGCCCCCGCCGCCGGGCGTCCCGCGTCCCCCGCGGCGCACGCCGCGCCCCCCGCCGCCGGGCCGGTGCCCGGGGCGATGGACGAGACCCTCATATCCGGGCCCCTCTTCCCCACGCCGGCCCGCCCCACGGCCGACCTCCCCGACGACGCGACGATCGGCCTCCGTACGGACGATCTGCGCCGCGCGACCGCCGCGCGGTCCGCCGCACCGGCCACCGCCGGTGCGCCGACCGCCGCCCAGGAGCAGGCCGGTTCCGAGCAGGGCGGGCGCGCCGAGCGCCGCAAGGCCGCCAAGGGCGGCCGGGGACGCAGGCGCCAGGAACCAGGACCGGCCGAGGCCGGGAACGGCCCCGGGACGGCCGCGCACGGATCCGCGCCGGCCAAGCCGCTCTCCCGCGTCGAGGCCCGCCGCGCCGCGCGCGCGGCGAAGGACAGCCCCGCGGTGGTCGTGAGCCGGGTGGTCGGCGAACTGTTCATCACCTTCGGCGTCCTGATGCTGCTGTTCGTCACCTACCAGCTCTGGTGGACGAACGTCCGGGCCGACCAGTACGCCGGCAAGGAGACGAACAAGATCCAGGACAGCTGGGCCAAGGGCCGCCAGCCTGGCGCCTTCGAGCCCGGCCAGGGCTTCGCCATCATGCACATCCCCAAGCTGGACGTCGTCGTGCCGATCGCCGAGGGCATCAGCAAGTCGAAGGTCCTCGACCACGGCATGGTCGGGCACTACTCCGAGGGCAAGCTCAAGACGGCGATGCCGCAGGACAAGCAGGGCAACTTCGCGGTGGCCGGCCACCGCAACACCCATGGCGAGCCCTTCCGTTACATCAACCGCCTCCAGCCGGGCGACAAGGTCATCGTGGAGACGCAGGACGCCTACTACACGTACGCGATGACGAAGACCCTGCCGCAGACCTCTCCGTCGAACGTGAGCGTGATCGACCCGGTGCCCCCGCAGTCGGGGTTCGCGGGCCCGGGGCGCTACATCACGCTGACGACCTGCACGCCCGAATTCACCAGTACGTACCGGATGATCGTGTGGGGCAAGATGGTGGACGAACGGCCGCGCAGCAAGGGCAAGCCCGACGATCTCGTCGACTGA
- the pknB gene encoding Stk1 family PASTA domain-containing Ser/Thr kinase: MEEPRRLGGRYELGAVLGRGGMAEVYLAHDTRLGRSVAVKTLRADLARDPSFQARFRREAQSAASLNHPAIVAVYDTGEDYVDGVSLPYIVMEHVDGSTLRELLHSGRRLLPERTLEMTVGILQALEYSHRAGIVHRDIKPANVMLTRTGQVKVMDFGIARAMGDSGMTMTQTSAVIGTAQYLSPEQAKGEQVDARSDLYSTGCLLYELLAVRPPFVGDSPVAVAYQHVREEPQPPSVYDPEITPEMDAIVLKALVKDRDYRYQSADEMRADIEACLDGQPVGATAAMGAVGYGGGYGGPEDQATTALRTADPATSMLPPMNPNDGGFGGGGYDGGGGPGRRRQPKKSNTSTILLIAAGVLVLVGAILIGQAVFNGDDSATSKVPIPTLVGKTLTEAEALATNAGVKVAQSSSERCDQPKNAICSQTPAPEAGEMNQGDTINVVVSEGAPKVEVPDVTDKDLKDATRLLEDKGFQVLDPKQVESDEDPGTVLEQDPAGNSQAEKGAEVTLTIAKQALVDIRDTVGQQFDSARSQLEDTLGFTVKREDVDNDQPAGIVVKQDPPGGTKAAKGSQITLQVSKGPQQEKVGVPDGLQGKRVADAKAILASVGLSATFAPNTPQDDNAVVLNSNPGAGTQVDKGSAVLLLTVGVGGGQNGGNNGGGDGNGGGDNDGGFFGGANGVVFRPED; this comes from the coding sequence ATGGAAGAGCCGCGTCGCCTCGGCGGCCGGTACGAGCTGGGCGCGGTGCTCGGCCGTGGTGGCATGGCCGAGGTGTACCTCGCGCACGACACCCGGCTCGGCCGCTCCGTCGCTGTGAAGACGCTCCGGGCCGACCTGGCCCGTGACCCGTCGTTCCAGGCCCGGTTCCGCCGGGAGGCCCAGTCCGCCGCCTCGCTCAACCACCCGGCGATCGTCGCGGTCTACGACACCGGCGAGGACTACGTCGACGGCGTCTCCCTCCCGTACATCGTGATGGAGCACGTCGACGGTTCGACCCTGCGTGAGCTGCTGCACTCCGGGCGCAGGCTGCTGCCCGAGCGCACGTTGGAGATGACCGTCGGGATCCTCCAGGCGCTCGAGTACTCGCACCGCGCCGGGATCGTCCACCGCGACATCAAGCCCGCCAACGTCATGCTGACCCGCACCGGCCAGGTCAAGGTCATGGACTTCGGCATCGCCCGCGCGATGGGCGACTCCGGCATGACGATGACGCAGACCTCCGCCGTCATAGGAACCGCCCAGTACCTCTCCCCGGAGCAGGCCAAGGGCGAACAGGTCGACGCGCGCTCCGACCTCTACTCCACCGGCTGCCTGCTCTACGAGCTCCTCGCCGTCCGGCCGCCGTTCGTCGGGGACTCCCCGGTCGCGGTGGCCTACCAGCACGTACGGGAAGAGCCGCAGCCCCCCAGCGTGTACGACCCCGAGATCACGCCCGAGATGGACGCGATCGTCCTCAAGGCCCTCGTCAAGGACCGGGACTACCGCTACCAGTCCGCCGACGAGATGCGCGCCGACATCGAGGCCTGCCTCGACGGCCAGCCCGTCGGCGCGACCGCGGCCATGGGCGCGGTCGGGTACGGCGGCGGCTACGGCGGCCCCGAGGACCAGGCGACCACGGCGCTGCGCACGGCCGACCCCGCCACCTCGATGCTGCCCCCGATGAACCCGAACGACGGGGGCTTCGGCGGAGGCGGCTACGACGGCGGTGGCGGCCCCGGCCGGCGGCGCCAGCCGAAGAAGTCCAACACGTCGACGATCCTGCTGATCGCCGCCGGTGTGCTGGTCCTGGTCGGGGCGATCCTGATCGGCCAGGCGGTCTTCAACGGCGACGACTCCGCCACGAGCAAGGTGCCGATCCCCACGCTCGTCGGGAAGACCCTCACGGAGGCCGAGGCGCTGGCGACCAACGCCGGCGTGAAGGTCGCCCAGTCCAGCAGCGAGCGCTGCGACCAGCCCAAGAACGCGATCTGCAGCCAGACCCCGGCGCCCGAGGCGGGCGAGATGAACCAGGGCGACACGATCAACGTCGTCGTCTCGGAGGGCGCGCCCAAGGTCGAGGTCCCCGACGTCACGGACAAGGACCTCAAGGACGCGACGCGTCTCTTGGAGGACAAGGGCTTCCAGGTGCTCGACCCGAAGCAGGTCGAGTCGGACGAGGACCCGGGCACGGTCCTGGAGCAGGACCCGGCGGGCAACTCGCAGGCCGAGAAGGGCGCCGAGGTCACGCTGACCATCGCCAAGCAGGCCCTGGTCGACATCCGCGACACCGTCGGCCAGCAGTTCGACTCCGCGAGGTCGCAGTTGGAGGACACGCTGGGCTTCACCGTCAAGCGGGAGGACGTGGACAACGATCAGCCCGCGGGCATCGTCGTCAAGCAGGACCCTCCTGGCGGCACCAAGGCCGCGAAGGGCAGCCAGATCACCCTCCAGGTCTCCAAGGGCCCGCAGCAGGAGAAGGTCGGCGTACCGGACGGGCTCCAGGGGAAGCGGGTCGCCGACGCCAAGGCGATCCTCGCGAGCGTGGGTCTCAGCGCGACGTTCGCCCCGAACACGCCCCAGGACGACAACGCCGTGGTCCTGAACAGCAACCCGGGCGCCGGAACGCAGGTCGACAAGGGGTCGGCCGTCCTCCTGCTCACGGTAGGCGTCGGCGGTGGCCAGAACGGCGGGAACAACGGCGGCGGGGACGGCAACGGCGGCGGCGACAACGACGGAGGCTTCTTCGGAGGCGCGAACGGCGTGGTCTTCCGGCCGGAGGACTGA